The DNA region GTTGGAGCACTAGTGGTGCTAGTTGTGGTCTCTGGAGCACTAGTGGTGCTAGTTGAGGTCTCTGGAGCACTGGTAGTAGTCTCTGGCTGGGCATTCAACAGAGTTTCCACTTTGGTGGTCAGCACAACAGCCTCAGTGGTTGTAGTGGTGGTTGTAAAAGCTTGAGTTGTGGTTTCCTCAGCCTCTGTGGTGGTTTCTGGTGCTGAGGTGGACGAAACCAGTAAGAGTTCTGTGGATAACCAAAAGTTTAACCATCTCTCAAGGGAATAACATAAATAAAGTAAGAGACGTACCTTTAATTTCTTCTAATGGAGACACAGTAGAGGCTACTTCTTCGTTTAATACTGGCATAACCGTAGAATGTTCAGGCTGTGGCTCCGTGACAATGGGAGCTCCATTGCTAACATATTGGTAAAGCGGCACCACTGTGGTTTCCACCGACTCCGCCTGATCACTCTCACTATTCGGCTTGGGGTTCTCCTCCACCAAAGCGGCTTCGGTGGTCATGATCATGGACAGCTCCACGGGCTCCTGGGCTGGGATATTCGTGGTGGTCTCCATTCGGTTCTCGGCCATGTCCAGATCGATTTCTCCCATTTGCGCTGGCTTCCGTTCGAAGTAGTTTCTCATGGTCCTCACCTCCTGGAACTCGGTGGTTTCCTCAGTCTCCGAAGAGCGTGATGTGGTGACTTCCTGTGGTGCAATGGTAGTGATGCCTCTTTCGGTAGTTGTGATGAAACTTGGTGGCAGTGTGGTTGCGCCAAATTTGAAGCTGCGCCTGGTGGTGCCAGTATTATTAGAATTCGGTGGCTCCGTGGTTGTAGCGCTCTGCTCCTCATTCTCCGACTCCGACTCCAGCTCCGATTCCGGCTCCTCGGGATTCTTCAGCCGCTCCTCCTGGGCCCGCTCCATCTCCAACTGCTGCACCACCGAATCCGGAAGCGGTTCCTCCGTCAGACCCATCGGACTGGCCTCGGTGAAGGCCTCGCCCTCGGGACTGGTGGTCAGTATCAGATCCGAATCGACGTCCACCGTGATGGTTCCCTCCTCCACGGACATATAGGTGGACTCC from Drosophila subpulchrella strain 33 F10 #4 breed RU33 chromosome 2L, RU_Dsub_v1.1 Primary Assembly, whole genome shotgun sequence includes:
- the LOC119546660 gene encoding integumentary mucin C.1 encodes the protein MLRTFAILLVIAVAVNARAAPQRTTVSPDYETTENVELIEESTYMSVEEGTITVDVDSDLILTTSPEGEAFTEASPMGLTEEPLPDSVVQQLEMERAQEERLKNPEEPESELESESENEEQSATTTEPPNSNNTGTTRRSFKFGATTLPPSFITTTERGITTIAPQEVTTSRSSETEETTEFQEVRTMRNYFERKPAQMGEIDLDMAENRMETTTNIPAQEPVELSMIMTTEAALVEENPKPNSESDQAESVETTVVPLYQYVSNGAPIVTEPQPEHSTVMPVLNEEVASTVSPLEEIKELLLVSSTSAPETTTEAEETTTQAFTTTTTTTEAVVLTTKVETLLNAQPETTTSAPETSTSTTSAPETTTSTTSAPTTTSTTSTTSAPTTTTTTTTERPIQTRAPRVERIFNSDGVEVLYGYSSVVRTNRS